In Megachile rotundata isolate GNS110a chromosome 10, iyMegRotu1, whole genome shotgun sequence, the sequence atatatttattacttgtgatttcttttttatctatgataaaatattgtaccaaaatattactttgaattatttgtacatattaAATTCATCAGTAAGTGCTTTATAATATGCATCTTTTGATTGTCATGTTAGTCCCATATAGAAGCCAGTGATGATGTAAGGCTAATGACGTAGCGGCgggatttataaaattctttgtAATCTTGGTGAATGCCATAAGTATCGGCTCAATTCACTGTAAGGCCAAAGAGACAATAAATTGGGTTTTACTATAACCTCTTGATTTAAGATTTATAAAAAGAGGTTTcagtattaaatacaaaattttataaacccatatattattttttgataGTATATGGGcatgaacatttttttttcttctttttttttaatcatcTCTATCATCTTTCTCATTTTTTCTCTTTCAAAGGATCACCAAAAGTAGTAAATcatcaaataaaattcattctaataaatttttaagaatccCGCCGCATAAGCTGATAATTCTTTAGTAATCTGAGGCTTCTTCAAACAATTTATATgtgtttctttaaatattaatttcatttctgtTACGATAGGTAGTATATCACTTAAGAGTGCTTTTGTTTCCTTTTCTTGTGTTGCCCGCTCTTGCTGATATTTTTAGTTTGGTATTGTAAGTTTTGATTGATTCTGCCACATTCCTGCGTttcatttacatttaatttatatatatattaaaaaattagtaacaacaatgatgataataaataattaaaactgcATGAACAAGTTAGTAACTTTGGGGAATATCTTTACAAATGTaagatcaatattttattaacctagtacattttaaatgaaatattccattgaagttataaataattctatttcaaattatacattaaataaaataataaaatcgtgcaaaatttttaagtattgcCTCTTTCTGACccttttttactttctttattACAAgctttttgcaatttattttaaagttatagtagtgaattataattaaaattaaattattttcatttagggATGGAAGAAAATGTTGTTGGTGCCGGAGGTGTTACGGAATTAAGTTCCAAACAACGTCATCAAATGAAGCACAGAGAACTGTTTTTATCTCGTCAAGTAGAAACAATGCCTGCAACGCACATAAGAGGCAAATGCTGTGTAACTTTGTTGAATGAAACAGAATCTTTACTAAGCTATCTAAATAAAGAGGATTCTTTCTTTTATTGCTTAGTATTTGATCCTGCCCAGCGTACTTTACTTGCTGACAAAGGTATTTATCaacaaaaacaattatttataactactatactactcttattatgtttcTCTTTATACACATttggatattaataaatataaaaattgttacaggTGAAATTAGAGTGGGTAGTCGATACCAAGCTGATGGTATAGCGCCATCTCCGCTGACAACCGCTGAAAGAGAATCAGATCCTCGTAGGTTGcaagatttagaaactttgatATGGACACCACGGCATTCGTTAACGGATCGTCAAATTGATCAGTTTCTCGTTGTCAGTAGATCTGTAGGCACATTTGCAAGAGCTTTAGACTGTTCATCTTCAGTTAAACAACCCTCTTTGCATATGTCTGCAGCAGCCGCATCTAGAGATATTACTCTTGTAAATATTACcatttttattgtacattttaaaAGAGAAACTTCTTGTTATATTCGTGTATATTTATAGTTTCATGCAATGGATACTTTGCATCGACACAACTATGACGTTGCGAAAGCGATGTCGTCTCTAGTACCCAGCACTGGTCCAGTATTATGCAGGGACGAAATGGAAGAATGGAGCGCATCTGAAGCGAATCTTTTTGAAGAAGCCCTTGATAAATATGGAAAGGATTTTTCTGATATACGTCAAGATTTCGTAAGTATACTTTGTAAAATATCCAAAGAATGtcacgatttaaaattttttaaagttttaattaatataaatattattttagttaccatggaaaacattaaaaaacgtcattgaatattattatatgtgGAAAACCACCGATAGATACGTACAACAAAAAAGGGTAAAAGCTGTGGAAGCTGAAAGCAAATTAAAACAAGTTTATATACCAAACTATAATAAGACAACTCCACCCACAACTGCACCTTCTGCAGCAACAATTGTACCTCTtggtaatagtaataataacagcaacGGAAAACCAACTAGTGTTCTCAATGGCAATAGCAATGGCAATATGACGACTGATAATAGTGGGATATTAATGGTTGGAGTTAGCGGAAAACCGTGTGAAAGTTGTCAAGTTATGCAAAGTCCGCAATGGTACGCTTGGGGCCCGTCACATATGCAATGTCGTCTTTGTCAATCATGTTGGACCTATTGGAAAAAATACGGTGGTCTTAAGgtatgtttataaatatatatgtccCCATATTCCTTGGTCTAAATcaagtataatatattaatttataaaatataaatacaggtTCCATCACGTATCGATGACGTCGATTTGGAAAGAAAAAGAGGATGTACAGGCTCAGATGAGGAAAGTAAAGGAATTAGTGGTGCTCATAGACCTCATCGATGTAGCATTCCTTCTTGCGGCAAAGAATTTAAGCTCAAAGCACATCTGAGTCGCCATTATGCAAGTGCACATGGAGTTGATTTACGCGGAAGCGGTGTAAGTGGAAGCGGCGGCGGTGGATCCCCTAGACCTGTGATGAAGACTCGATCCGCATTTTATCTACGTACTTCAGTGTTAGCGCGGGCTGCACGACGATTATGTGCAGCCCAATTACGTACACGTCATGCAGCGAGAGCGCCTCATCAACCTGTAAACGCAGCGCCACTGCGACATCTTTGTGCTTCTCCGCAGTTAACGTCAAAAAGCCCTGCGGAATTACGAATTTTAGCACGCGCTGTGCGACCTCGAACTCGTCCTCGTGTAACCGATATAGCAACACGTTTGGGTGATCATCCTGCTCCGCGACAACCTGGAGATTGGGATTGGTTAGCTCTTACAGCTCCTGCACAACGAAAACAACCTGACCGTGTTTCCTTCCCCAGACCACCAAAAGCACcaggtatttatttaataaattttattaaaacgcaTCTTTATATGcagtattcaatatttttataccaaCGATATGTTGCAGATGGCAGTCTTTTATACGAAAGAGTACCAAATAAATCAGAAGTAGATAGACTGACAGTAACTCCACCTCAGCCACAACCCAGTATGCAAACGCAGCAAACAATACTAAAACGTACTAGACCTCCATTTGACGAGATCAATGGATCAGATGGTAAGCTCtagaatcatgcatttattgATGTATTAGTATAAGATCTTAAATCCTAGTACTGAATGCGATCTTTTGTTTACTGGCTTCTACTCTGATGTGGATTGGGATGAAGGTAAAATAATTTAGAGTTAAAAAATCTAAAGAGCAATGCATACGAGCGATTTTTCATACGTCTTTTTTTGGTTTCTCAATTAAACGTAACAAAAGCAAACGTGATCGCAGTGGAAGCGCTCAAAAAAAAAGTTGCTCATATGCATCGGTCCTAAGTGTgatataataaaacaaataataaaaactatTATATTTAGTAGTTTTATGTTATCTTTAAACAATatgcattttaattttgaatatttatatttttaacaggTATTGCCCTAAGTGCAGGGCTCCCTGGTGGACCGCCTGCAAAAAGGGCTCATCATTCTCAGCAGCTACATCCAAAACACACTTTGGAACACACTGCACCTGCTGTTCTTCCGTTAGCACCGCCTCTTAATGGAAGAGCTGCTCATCCTCATACTTTGCCTCATGGTCCACCTTTATCTAGAAGTAATGCGCGTAAACAAGTGATTTCATGGATGGATGCACCAGATGACGTTTACTTTCGTGCTTCAGATCAAACCAAGTTAGTACTCCTAATATTACCGCATTATACACATTAAAAGAATTACTAAAatcattgttattgttaatttgcAGAAGATATAGAAGAACCTTATCATCCGTGGAACTTCGAAGAGCAGCACGTAAACCATGGCGTAGATTACCAACTCCATTACATCCTCCTCATCCGCAGAGAGCAGTACGCGGTGATGACATGGTTGTCATCCTGGACTGAATCAGTAATACAATCAGTTAGACAAATTGACAAACATTGATCAGTTTGTTATAATGGAATCATACTGTTACTGTAATTTTAATGCCAGAGTCAACACAGTGAAGATTTTCCAGCTTTATGTATTGTCATTGGCAGCTCTGAACGCTGAGCAAGGATTATTCGCTGTTTGGAATTTTTTGCAAATCATTTTCAAAACAGCAAATCGCCAAAATGAAAGGCCTCCCTTGACTGAATTTGCGTGATGCACTGACATTGCTGAAACATACTTCACGTATATGAACGAAAAGCAACGACTCTGGAACGAACATTCATCGAatcttaagaaaaaaaaaaagaaatcaagTCATTCATCATGAAACATGATTTTCTATTCGTATTAATtagttattgttgttattaataattattattaataattgaatgtacatatacatcATACCACACATTCATACACACATAACCAGGCAACATAAATGTCCAACGAATGTTGGATGTAAGCTCTTACATCGGTTAAATTGGCACATACCACGCGCATTAGCTTACGAAAAAAAATGTTACGGCCGTGCGCGTAACAAAAACGAGTGgacgagaaaaagagagagagggtgGGAGAGAAAGTGAGAGAGAAAGAATAAGAATGTAAGAGAGAAAGATGGAAAGAATGCTCattgtgaatatttttattaaattttcaagtttgatgaCTTCCGTCgcaacaattaataaataaacataagCATTAAGTGGAAGGATACACTAGTCCTTTTTCCGTTTGATCCATTTTCCTGTCGCACTAAGCTTCTATAAAGAATTGATTGCAGAGATATGtttatatacattattactatttatacgcaatttctttattgtttatattatctTTTGTTGTTTCGATCATCATCAATGAATTAGATCTTCTTTGATTGTTGCACAAGAATATGTAACTTTTTTTTATCCTATTTCTTTGTCTTACAAACTTAGTAATAAATAGATagatgtgattgcataatataaagtatataaTTTGTACCAGACGGTCGAACTTTATCAATATgttttataacatattttataagtAGAAATGAAAAAAGTGTTATATACACATACATCAACAAGATACCAATACAAGTTTTATACCTCTGTTACAACTTTATTATAAATCACCTGTGGctctatatgtacatatgatttTCTTAATTCTAAACTATATTGgtaaagtttgataatttagtttTGGAACATTTTGTATAAACAATATATAGAAAAATGACTcggataaaatatttttaatccaaAATTGAAAGATTCTCCTTATATAAGTTTGTATGTTTATTTATAGATATTATTAAGTTTGTAATGACTTAGTGTATCATGTAgtattgttattataattttctatatcataatattattattaaatatttgttgatAAAGATTTGTATTTGAAACAATACAGAATATAAAGGTTTGTATATAAAAATGcaatgcaattttaaaaataaaatttttcttataaattaaattatatttttaatttacaacgaAATTGTagcttaaaaatctaaaactcattattcttttataattaATCGATACTTTAAATTAGccaatgaaattttcataatatttcggACTATACCGTTACAATCTCAAATTCAGCTTTTCTATGATGCTTTGATACTCGTATCGATGGTATCAAATTAATGTTGTATTCAGTGCGTATTCTATATAGATattaatgaaaatgtaaattttcttctggtaatacatttattttaaattgcaataaaattagaattaaaatatagtGCATATTTAATATAGAGGAGATAGAAAACAGTAATATGGAGAATATGGCAGGAAATGAGGTTAGTTTTGTTTTCATTTAGGGAAAGAGTAATATACtctgatttatttatttgtatgtaTAGAACTGCATGTTTGTAATGTGTTTATATAAATCCTTTTGGCTATAGTTGCATGTATATcattagttttattttattttgtttgtttgttattgactttaatataataattcaataCACAGAATCCACAAATGGCACATCAGATGTCATCTCTGATGAGCATGCCTGCAAATAATAATCATGGAGTACCAGGAATAGATCCTCCTAAATCACTACCCAGTTTATTAAGTTTAAAAGTAAGTCCTCCAAGTGAATTACAAAATCAAACTACACCAGATGATGTAGGCAGAGATACGGATACCGATTCAATGAAGTTACCAGCAGCTTTAGAACAAGCTCTTGCTTTTAAAACAGAAAGAGCTAAAGAAGTTGGTGCAGATCCTAATGATATTGTATCATTAGGAAAATCACCTAATCATGAAATTGTAGGAGAAGATGTATCACAGTTAGACGATGTTATAATTGAACCTGAAACAACAACAGAAAAAACAGATGCAAAAATGAATAAgactaaaaagaaaaagaagaaaaagaggaagaagcACAGCACAGGAAAAgatacagaaaataaaaaagataacATAGAAAATGCAAAACCAAAAGAAGATTTGCCTGAAATTGAATATATTCAAGAAATTCCAAGTGTTAATGATTTGGAACCAATGTATCGTCAATTTGCTAGAATTTTTGAAGCATTTAAACTAACTGAACCTGAACCTAAATCTGCAGAAGCTGATAAAGGTGAACCAATAGGTCAGTATCCACCAGTAACTAATTTACAAACCACTGGGACAGTACCTAGCAAAGTACCACCATTAGATGATTTTGACGATGATGTGaatcagcaacagcaacaacaaggAAGTGGAGAAAATGGTACTCCCCGTCTTTCCAAAAGGAAACTGAAAAGGTTAACACGCTTGAGTGTGGCAGAATTAAAACAACTTGTAGGACGTCCTGATGTTGTAGAGATGCATGATGTTACTGCTAGAGATCCAAAACTTCTTGTACAATTAAAAGCTCATCGAAACACAGTCCCTGTACCAAGGCACTGGTGCTTTAAAAGAAAGTATTTGCAAGGCAAACGTGGTATAGAAAAACCTCCTTTTGACTTGCCTGATTTTATAAAACGTACAGGCATTACAGAAATGAGAGCAAGTCTTCAAGAACGGGACGATACACGTACATTAAAAGCTAAAATGCGAGAAAGAGCAAGGCCGAAACTCGGTAAAATAGATATTGATTATCAGAAATTACACGATGCATTTTTCAAATGGCAAACTAAACCGCGTATGACCATTCATGGTGACTTATACTATGAGGGAAAAGAATTTGAAACACGATTAAAGGAAAAGAAACCTGGAGAGCTATCTGACGAACTACGTACCGCACTTGGCATGCCTGTAGGACCTAATTGTCATAAAGTACCACCACCATGGTTAATTGCTATGCAACGTTATGGACCACCACCAAGTTATCCCAACTTAAAAATACCTGGTTTGAATGCTCCAATTCCGGAGGGGTGCGCATTTGGTTACCATGCTGGTGGTTGGGGAAAACCTCCTGTAGATGAAACAGGAAGACCTTTATATGGAGATGTATTTGGTATTTCACGTACTCCAGGTGGAGATAATATGGATGAAGAGATTGATAGAGGAATGTGGGGTGAACCTGAATCAGAATCTTCTGgagatgaagatgaagatgaagatgcAGAAGAAGGTGGAGAAGGTGAAGGAGAAGGAAAGGATGGAGATGGAGATGCAAGTGGTTTGGTTACACCTGGTGCAGAAGGTTTAATAACACCAAGTGGAATTACATCAATTCCTGCTGGATTAGAAACGCCAGAAACAATAGAATTAAGgaaaaagaaaatcgagagcGAAATGGAAGGAGGCGATACACCTGCTTTGTACACAGTTTTACAAGAAAGAAGAACAGAAGGTCTTGGGGCAAGCATGATGGGTAGTACACATGTATATGATATGACGGGAGCAGCGGGAGGTCAAGCACCACCGTCTGTAATTGCTGCTCGTCGTGGAGTAAGTGGAACAGCATCTGACGGAAGAACAGAAAAAGACGGAGCTGTTGAGTTAGCGTTAGATCCAAGCGAATTGGATTTGGATTCTGAAGCAATGGCATCGCGATATGAAGAAACTATGAGGTCGCGGCAAGCTCATTTAAGAAGAGAAGATTTATCGGATATGCTTCAAGATCATGTGCAACGGCAAAAAGTAAGTAAATTGTACATATACCATTGTCAGTTAACAggcatattaaataaatttttattatttttccagAGCAAACGTAAACGTCAACAAAGTCAAGATTCAAAAGcttctaaaaaatataaagaattcaAATTTTAAGTTAAGTAAACTGATACAGTGTAAGAACCAGATTTTATTTGGAAAATATAGgagttatattattattaatatcacaaATTCAGGATTTCATGGATAATGAATCATCAGCATTCAACTGTtgcattgtcaaattttttaatttaaaaatgttttacattTTGTCTCACTCTAATGTATGAATCTTTAAATTCATCATACTGtaaacatattaattttttataacgaTGACAAGTGTATATAAACTTTATCATATCAAGAAAGATACACATTGTTCATACAATATGTTTTTTTTGTAAACtagtataaaatttgaatttatttggATGAACAGTTATAAGAGGGTAAGATAAACAATATAACAACAATAAAAGACATGGAAGAGAAATAGTAATTGTGAATCTACTTATTGCGCTACCAATGTCTAACCAACTTCCTTGAGGAGTAACACAATACATAAGTGGTAACGCTAAACAGTCCCCTAGTAACACTACCGCTAAGAAACTATTTGAAGATCCAAACGTGTAACTTGTGCATCCCACCATAATCAAAGGTATACAAATTTTCATCagtattaatgaaaacattataAATGGTGAAAAAACCGTCACAAAATGTCTTGTCCAGGAAGGATCAAATGAACTGATACTTGCCATATTTCCAGTTCCAAAAAAACACAGTAATGTATATAACATCTATAATAAATTGTTCAGGATATATAAAAGCAGCATTAACtattttgataattaaaattcattatgaATAACATGATAATTAAGGATACAAAAATTGCTGCTTTAAGTAATTCTTCTATAGTCAGAAGACTTTTAATACTTTGGTCATTTCCAATGGAAGACGAATCGGATGACCAACAAGATAAATgcaatgtaaaaattatgaaaaagagGGGTTCATAAGATGCTGATAATAAAATAAGTGGGCAAATGAGTCCCAACATTACCCCTTGTATTCTTTCTATTAATTGTGTAGGATAAGTACAAATACATAATGGAGTAGTCAATAAAATTGCCCATGATATCCAATTTCGACCAtctataaattctaaatataTTAGCCCAGTAATTGTTAGTCGTAAAAGTTCTATTGTTTTCTTATGCTTTGACTTGATCTTTACAACAATTATTGCAGCTGCAATGCATATGCTAAGAAGTCTGGAAAGAAAATGTTTTGAATGTATCAAATAATTTAGAATTACagtaaatgtaatttaatattaatttaaactcACACGATATAAACTCGTGGGTATGGTTCAACAACAGGTAGCACTGGAAAAATAGCTAGGCACAAAGCCGTCCAAAGGAACAACTTCTGCTGGTTTTTTACCAAAATTTTGTGAGAAAAACCAATACATAAAATTCCTACACTAAGAATGGACCTATACGTTAATCCAACGAACATCGTTGctaataaaagtataatttcTATACCCATCGACCAATAACGTTTATTATTAtgtacttcaatttttatagaatGTGTCATTGCATTTCGAACAGCTAACCAGACAGAAATTAGAGCTAGAAATGCATACCAAGGTAGTCTCCAATTAACACAACCTGAAACTaatatttgtatgaaaattaAAGTAATAGATTTTGAATcattacaaatatttgtaatatgctATACCtttatgtgtaataagtattataaatagtaatacTGCAAATACAATATCTGTTATTAATAAAGTAATTGAATTAATAACAGATTTTTTGGCTCctgctattttaaaaaatagtaatgTTATCCACCCAAACCACATTATTGATAAATATACTAAGAATcgtattctttggtattgtcgGAAATATAATAAAGCGTTTTTGGCTAATTTAATTGTATCTACTAAATCTGTTAATGTCTCGTTTGAATCTCTTATTTCAAGATATCTATCGatcgaaaaaattttattttctaattctaCCTCCCTCCAATCAGCAAACTCATTATCCTTACAGTTCAACATACGATTTGCTTTTACTTGATATGTTAactgttttaaattattcaacaaAGCGCGATTTATATAGTTTAGATTACTAGGGTTTATGTACTGCCATGGTAAAACACCCTGCAAAAGAAATGTGTATATAAAGTAATAAATGTTGCagttaattacaatcatattatctgtATACACACTTCATTATTAATGGGTATTGGAGCACCAATTAGAGATGATATTAATGGGGTAATATCTACTTGTTCCACATTTTGATAGGAATTAAATGCATTGATCCCTGCACCCCAAGCAATCAATGGAGTTTCTGTTTCATCTGTAGAACCACTTCCATGTGATCCCCAATCAGTCATTCCATGATCTGCTGTGAAAATGTATGTGGTTCCATTATCTTGAAAAGTATTCTCTGTCATTTGTACCACTTCTTCTATTTTTCGATCAACATAATTCATGTTTTCAACATATTCtctgtatttaaatttaattcaaaactAATcagattataattttgttaactgTATATTCAACTTTTATGTAGTAGTACCTAGAATAAGGTTTTGATGCATGTCCTATAGTATCACAGCCAAGAAGGTGAAGGAAAAGAATAATGCGTTCTGTGTTCTTAACTTTGTGAGCTTCTTCGTGAAgccaattaatatatttgtcaaATACCCATGAATCTAATCGCCAAATTTGCCCCTGCATTATATCGAAATCTTGCCATTCTGGAGAATAACTATCTCCATGTATATTATTCTTTTTAcctattttttttaaaatattaaattaaattatactaaaaattgttataaagaaGAATTTGTGATATTCATTATACCTTTTGTAAACATAGGTATAATGTCAGGACTTCCCCATGCCCATGTAAAATGACTTTGATTAAAAACAGAATCAAAGTCAACAGGATTTTCTTTCCATCCTTTAAAAATTGCGCTAGGATCTTCATATAACCCTGCACAAATTGCAACAACACCTGGTCTAGACTCTGTTGGCATTCGTGTATGAGATATGCCCCAAGCACCTTTATTTACCATTACTTgcctataattaaattaatatatatttaaaattttgatttggGAATAAACTTTTTGAAGAAGTACTTTTAAATTACTTAAGAAATTTTGGTGGTTCCTCAATAAAGGTTCTAAACCTTAAACCATCTGCAATAAATAAAACTAATCGCTTTGCAGgtgcatttttcaaaattggaaCATTTGGCAGTCCTTGTGTAATCGGAGAGTGAAAATTTACATCAAGTATGCcccataatataattaaatgcaTTGTAAGGCCCCATATTACAAATAAAGAGTTACTAttctttatattatactttttgttACACATTGTTTCaatgaatatttaatacttcaacattcaaatttttttccTTCTAACTATTtaacttatataaaattaataattaaataataaataagtaaacaagCGTAATTTCTCTTATACTTTTATTCCtcgttattatttaatattttatataaattattcactTCTTTCGTCGAGTTGTACTAAGTAAACAGTACAAGACCACTATCATCATTCATGAAGTTAGTTATTACGgtcattaaatatatacatattattcgtGCAATGGGAAATTGTTCACCACCGGATGAATTTCTATTCATTCTGCGCATCTGCTCTGATTAGTGGATcctcaataatattttattttatatatcacTTTCTTAAAATTTGAGGGGCTGAAACTTAAATTCGGAAATGATagtttttcaaagtttcagaatcactaaatttaaaaaatttgaagtttataaaCTTGTGTACGAAACAACCATACATATTCAAAAACACTGATAAGTTGCAGCTCTTGGTAAGTATTACAAATTCTATGGTTTTTGCGGTTAAAACGTTCATTCATTGGGTAGAAAAATTAGCATGGATGATCCATGCAGCTCCATATGTTTCAATAAAGATATCTATCGAGTTTAAACGTAAGTACCagaagtttttgaaatttcatgacTTACGTAtagttttatatttcatatgtacAGCTGTAAGCACTATCAATCGTTGATAGTGAATAATAAGCGATGAGTTGACGCATGTGTGTACTTTTTTACTGATTTTTAGTAAGTTATACAGTCCACGTGTACTTTGACATAACTTGGAAACACTCTTTCTCGATTTTAACATCATTGATCATGGTACTAGACTTGGATATTTTCCGTAAGGATAAGGGTTTCGATCCAGATAAAATACGAGAAAATCAAAGGAATCGTTTTAAAGAAGTCAAATTGGTGGATACCGTGATTGAGAAGGATAAAATTTGGCGTCAACTACGACACAAAGCtgacaatttaaataaattgaaaaatgtatgcagtaaagaaattggggaaaaaatgaagaagaaggAGGCAGTGGATGGTGATGATACTGTCTCGAAGGATatccttgaaaatttagacaatttaattcctgataatttaaaatcattaaCAGTCCCACAAATTAAAACTATTCGGAGTTTTATTGATGACGCTATTCGAAAAAATGACAAAGATTTGATCTCGACCGAATTTGAAAGAAATCTTGCTCTTAAGGAAGTAGGAAATATTTTACATGAGTCTGTACCCAT encodes:
- the Sf3b2 gene encoding splicing factor 3B subunit 2; amino-acid sequence: MENMAGNENPQMAHQMSSLMSMPANNNHGVPGIDPPKSLPSLLSLKVSPPSELQNQTTPDDVGRDTDTDSMKLPAALEQALAFKTERAKEVGADPNDIVSLGKSPNHEIVGEDVSQLDDVIIEPETTTEKTDAKMNKTKKKKKKKRKKHSTGKDTENKKDNIENAKPKEDLPEIEYIQEIPSVNDLEPMYRQFARIFEAFKLTEPEPKSAEADKGEPIGQYPPVTNLQTTGTVPSKVPPLDDFDDDVNQQQQQQGSGENGTPRLSKRKLKRLTRLSVAELKQLVGRPDVVEMHDVTARDPKLLVQLKAHRNTVPVPRHWCFKRKYLQGKRGIEKPPFDLPDFIKRTGITEMRASLQERDDTRTLKAKMRERARPKLGKIDIDYQKLHDAFFKWQTKPRMTIHGDLYYEGKEFETRLKEKKPGELSDELRTALGMPVGPNCHKVPPPWLIAMQRYGPPPSYPNLKIPGLNAPIPEGCAFGYHAGGWGKPPVDETGRPLYGDVFGISRTPGGDNMDEEIDRGMWGEPESESSGDEDEDEDAEEGGEGEGEGKDGDGDASGLVTPGAEGLITPSGITSIPAGLETPETIELRKKKIESEMEGGDTPALYTVLQERRTEGLGASMMGSTHVYDMTGAAGGQAPPSVIAARRGVSGTASDGRTEKDGAVELALDPSELDLDSEAMASRYEETMRSRQAHLRREDLSDMLQDHVQRQKSKRKRQQSQDSKASKKYKEFKF
- the LOC100876724 gene encoding GPI ethanolamine phosphate transferase 1 isoform X2 → MCNKKYNIKNSNSLFVIWGLTMHLIILWGILDVNFHSPITQGLPNVPILKNAPAKRLVLFIADGLRFRTFIEEPPKFLKQVMVNKGAWGISHTRMPTESRPGVVAICAGLYEDPSAIFKGWKENPVDFDSVFNQSHFTWAWGSPDIIPMFTKADHGMTDWGSHGSGSTDETETPLIAWGAGINAFNSYQNVEQVDITPLISSLIGAPIPINNEGVLPWQYINPSNLNYINRALLNNLKQLTYQVKANRMLNCKDNEFADWREVELENKIFSIDRYLEIRDSNETLTDLVDTIKLAKNALLYFRQYQRIRFLVYLSIMWFGWITLLFFKIAGAKKSVINSITLLITDIVFAVLLFIILITHKVSGCVNWRLPWYAFLALISVWLAVRNAMTHSIKIEVHNNKRYWSMGIEIILLLATMFVGLTYRSILSVGILCIGFSHKILVKNQQKLFLWTALCLAIFPVLPVVEPYPRVYIVLLSICIAAAIIVVKIKSKHKKTIELLRLTITGLIYLEFIDGRNWISWAILLTTPLCICTYPTQLIERIQGVMLGLICPLILLSASYEPLFFIIFTLHLSCWSSDSSSIGNDQSIKSLLTIEELLKAAIFMLYTLLCFFGTGNMASISSFDPSWTRHFVTVFSPFIMFSLILMKICIPLIMVGCTSYTFGSSNSFLAVVLLGDCLALPLMYCVTPQGSWLDIGSAISRFTITISLPCLLLLLYCLSYPLITVHPNKFKFYTSLQKKHIV
- the LOC100876724 gene encoding GPI ethanolamine phosphate transferase 1 isoform X1 is translated as MCNKKYNIKNSNSLFVIWGLTMHLIILWGILDVNFHSPITQGLPNVPILKNAPAKRLVLFIADGLRFRTFIEEPPKFLKQVMVNKGAWGISHTRMPTESRPGVVAICAGLYEDPSAIFKGWKENPVDFDSVFNQSHFTWAWGSPDIIPMFTKGKKNNIHGDSYSPEWQDFDIMQGQIWRLDSWVFDKYINWLHEEAHKVKNTERIILFLHLLGCDTIGHASKPYSREYVENMNYVDRKIEEVVQMTENTFQDNGTTYIFTADHGMTDWGSHGSGSTDETETPLIAWGAGINAFNSYQNVEQVDITPLISSLIGAPIPINNEGVLPWQYINPSNLNYINRALLNNLKQLTYQVKANRMLNCKDNEFADWREVELENKIFSIDRYLEIRDSNETLTDLVDTIKLAKNALLYFRQYQRIRFLVYLSIMWFGWITLLFFKIAGAKKSVINSITLLITDIVFAVLLFIILITHKVSGCVNWRLPWYAFLALISVWLAVRNAMTHSIKIEVHNNKRYWSMGIEIILLLATMFVGLTYRSILSVGILCIGFSHKILVKNQQKLFLWTALCLAIFPVLPVVEPYPRVYIVLLSICIAAAIIVVKIKSKHKKTIELLRLTITGLIYLEFIDGRNWISWAILLTTPLCICTYPTQLIERIQGVMLGLICPLILLSASYEPLFFIIFTLHLSCWSSDSSSIGNDQSIKSLLTIEELLKAAIFMLYTLLCFFGTGNMASISSFDPSWTRHFVTVFSPFIMFSLILMKICIPLIMVGCTSYTFGSSNSFLAVVLLGDCLALPLMYCVTPQGSWLDIGSAISRFTITISLPCLLLLLYCLSYPLITVHPNKFKFYTSLQKKHIV